The genome window GTACAAAAAGAAAGAGTCCTTAGTGTtaacataaataataaaatttcaatATTAACCCTTAGGGTTGCAATCAATATTAACCCTTAGGGTTGCAATACCATTCGATATGAAAGGTATATATCGATTCGATAAAAGATTGATGATATATCAATGTATCGTGTGTTAGTATATTCGGTATAACTCAATACATATCATATCGACAACTGATCAAGACACTATTCAAAACCTTACCCTTGCTAGGCCTCACAGTACACACACAGCTTCTCACTGGTCTTCCATTTGCGGTCGTTCTTTGTTCATACCAGAGATGATGATTGAGAACAGATCCCAAGTAGTTGATAAGAGGCTGTCATTATGTTCTCAGCAAGATAAGGTCCAGGATGAGGCCCCAGAATGAGAGTTCCCATGCTGTCAGAAGATGCATATTGAATGGAGTCTAGTCTTCTGAGTTCCAGAACAAGCATCAATAAGAAAGTACTGCTATGTCAAGAACAAAAGGGACCATGTTGGGTATCCAAAGACCTGTAGACCTAGTGACAGTATGATCATTTATGACTCACCATTTTGCCTTTGAGAACAATTAAAATAATGTAATTTACCATAACCAGAACATCCTCGATTGATATAAAACAAATGCCCATCTGAGGATCTAGAGCACAAATAATAGGCTGGATTCTGTTGAGGCTTGAACTTATCTCATTTAGTTGACTAATGGGGCACTTACATGCATGTAATGCCTATAAAAGTTGGCTGCTAATTATTTTAACAAACTCACTAGATTCAAAATGTCAACATTACACAGCAGTAGCAGCCATCACCTATTAAAAATATCAACTTTTCAACTTTGTAGAGTTGAAAAGTCTTCAAGCACTTGGTGGCCTGGTGGTAGACAAAAGATCAATGAATCCTCACTTCTGTTTGAGTAGCATGTGTTGCCAACCATGCTATGGTACCTTCTTTCTAAAAAATCTCCCTCCAATTTGTTTTTCTTGATTGTGCATTAGCCTGGGATTTTGAATATGTCATTCTAGCTTTAGGACATGTGCAACACATAAAAGAGGTGGGACATGTAGTCCCCCAACTCAGGCATAAAGACGCTGGCAAAATAATGGCTATATGACAAATTTTATACAGTAATCTACTCTGAAAAATCTTATGATTCCACTGAAGATAAAGAATATTTTGGAACATGTTGTGAATAAGCCTTTTATAATCCATATAAGAATGCTATAGCTTGCATAAAAAGATTGCTGAATGAATACCTGATGAACTTGGAACATCTTTTCAGGAAAGCATCAGAAAAATTGTCTTAGTGTTATGATTAACATTTACTCCACATTACTACGGAAGCAGGACAACACAAAAGCGAACTTTGACTTGCCCCGGAGGAAGCAGACTGGAAGTCGCATATAAGTTTTCCGAAGTTTTCAAAAGAGTTGAAGTCTAAAAACTGCTGTCACCATCTAAAACTGCATAAATTAGTAGGCATCAAATGCTTTTTTTAGAAGAAATCAAGCTAATGGTTCAACTATTAAGCTTGACAGAATAGGTTCCCtgggaagcatttttctttatttgatgGCCTGCAAGATACCAAACTAAATAGAAGTAAACATATTTGAGCTTATTGTTTAACTAAAGAAGAACTTTTCTTTAAAGCGGTTACCTGAAACCAAATCCTTCATCATAAGTTTGAAGAGCTTGTTCCTAGTAGTTTCAGCTTTCGGTAACAAAGCGATGCGACCTTAACTGGATGTGCAAGCACATAACATTGAAGTCTTGACCCCAAATTGAAGTGGATGTGCAGCCACCACCATCGCATGAACGAGATCATCCTAACACAATCTGCAGCAACCTCAGGAGGTCAATACTATAAAATTAACACTACAAATTATCAACAGATGGTGGCGATTTGCATCACAAAATTTCTTTACTTGATCCTACGAAATTGTAGGATCCAATGCTGGCATAGATAAAGGTTATCATCACACAAATATTCATCAACGCAACAGAGGTAACGAAAACTATGAGATGCTTAAAGCAATATCCTTTGATCTGCACAAGTTTTCTCAAGCACATTTAATCACTAGAAACTTTCGTTGGTCATGATTGGGAATGTTGGATAGACAAACCAAATCTTGTTGCATCCAAGCCTGCTTTTGTCAGAAAGCTTAAACCTGAGAGTTCCTAGAGGCACAATGGATGGTTAATAGCTTCAAAACTCAACAGATAAGTAGATATTTTAGGAAGTGAGGTTCTTCCCATCTTAAAGAAGATACTGGACATAAGAAACGCTCATAAAGATGAACTCAGGAATACACAGGATTCTGCTGTATTTGACAAATATCAAATCCAGAAATATATCCAACACAGACCAAGAAATATCATTGTGATCATAGCTAAAGACTCACACGGAGTAAAAAACTAGCTTGTCATCTATGTTAACATAAGTAATCGTCCTCCACAGGATGAGATTTTAAGAGACGTCTACGTTAACAGAAGCAATGGACCTCCACAAGACGAGGCTTCCACAGCATGAAGCTGCCAGATATTGGTCATGCTTTGTCTACAGCTTCATTAGTAGATGCCGCCTGTGCAGGCTCCACCTTTCCTCCCTCTGCCTTGGCCTCTTCCATATCAGCATCCTCTGGAATAACCACAGTAAATTGATATCAGCTGAAGAAGCCAGATTATGCAGCATACATTGCATGGGTGTTCTTCGCAATATGATTTTAGATATGCAGGTTGAACAAACAATTGCAATAATTCCTTTCAACTAACCTACTGCATTTTCTCTTAATGCCTAAGCACAAATAGGTAGATTTCAATAAGGACATTAGACAAACTTGCTCTGCCTAGACTGTTGTCTATCTATCATAAAGGTATCTCACACTATATTATCATTCAAATGAATAACCAAAGAACAGATGGTCATAATATATATTGCTGTTCTCATGCCCAAGCAGACAGAACAAGACTAACCTCCATCTCTATCGGCGGTATCagccaaatcatcatcatcatgaggCTCATCATCAGCACCACCCACGTCCAACTTCTGCACATTGCAAGAAAGATGAGAATCTACAAAGAGTATCACTCAAAAGTTTTTCCTTAACATTTTGACCAGATGACATACCGAAAAATCCATGTCATCAAAATCCATGCCCCCAACTGCACAGGATAATAtttcaaaattcataaaaagttGCAACAAAGATAGCAATTTGAACAAACATAATAAGCTAGAACAGAAGTGTATTATGAGATGCAGAGTATTTACACTTATTTTCCTTCTCATCATCTTCATCGATCCATTTGTCCCAATCAACTTTCAGATAAACAGGAGGCTTCCCTGCCTGCTTTAACAGCCTGCTCCACCATTTCTTCTCAGCTTTCTTCACCAGGTAGCATATAGTCCTCAAGCCAACGGCAGCTTTGCTCTCCTGCAGTGCTTCTTGTCAAACCAGTGCCTCAAATGAAAGTTTTTTGAGGGGACCTTCGAGAAGTTAAAATAGTTTCTTTGGATACTTACATCAACAATAACTCTATCAAACAGCTCAAGGTCGAGCTCGTACCGGATGTTTGCTGTTCCACTAGTTGCAGAGAAATAGAAACGACCTTCTGGCTCCAACGTGAGCTTCACATCCTTCGCATCTGGCAGTTCAATAGTAATATACACCTTGTCAGATCTTTGAGCCCATTTTGTAGTCGGATGACGGCTGCAGACCAAGGAACATCCATCAGTTCACTAAAGTATCGATGGTCCGAGATGAACATTTACTTAAGTCAACAAAAATCAAGTATGCTGAATCACCAAAGAATCTACTCTTAGACATCAAGAGCTACATCCACCCATTCCACCATGAACACCTCTCCCCGGCAAGTACGGATCTTTTCTCTTCTTAAACAAAGATAAGCAAGCTAGATTCAAACTTATGGTCGGCACAAGTCGGATGGTTCTTCAAACACACATAATCGAAGTTTATACTAAAACTAGTGAACATATTTCGATGTCATAACAAGCACGACCAGCTCCGAGTTCATCGATTCTATCACAGAGAAGACATGGGCACAACAAAATAAAAATTGCCGTTACGTATGCTTTGTATCACCAATCATTGTAAATGCCAAAAGTAAAACGAAAAAAAGAGGCACAGTGCGGTTTAGATCCAGAAGCTACACAGACTAAAACGTAACAGAGACTAGCAGAGAGGTCCACCAACTCAAGGTGGCTTCGATTCTTATACACCCACTACGAATCGTTCTCGACTGCAGTAAGAAGCAGATAAATCAGCATGATCAAAACATAAATTGCAATCGAATGTTGTTTTCCGACGTCAATCTTTCGCCTGGCCAAGAAAGGGCACATCCTTCCATTCAAACCTAACCCACAACAGCACAAACTAAAACCCTAACCTCAAGGGATTAGTACTAAAGATAACCGAACAAAAATAGGCTAAACAAAGTTTTCGTCGTCTTACCTCATCTTGGAAgggaagagaggaggagaagcCGAGCAAAAGGAGGATCTCTGATGCGTAAACAAACACCTCGAAGCTCAGTTCGAGGTAGCATTTGGGCAATCAATCTGCCGTTGACACTTATATACGCAGCCTGAGAGAGGGGAGGAGGGAGGGAAAAGGATCCTTCCACAGGAGTCTAGAGAGTTCCAACACGCTTCCTCATCCCTGCATCTCCACCCCTTCAGACGATCTCAGCCGTCCATATGCCGATATCCACCATCGGGGTTCGGTCTGATGGGCCGATCTCTGACCCGACCTCAGCCCAAAACaaacaattttcttttcttttaatattaATCCTAACTCGGAAGCATAAatgaattaaaattttgaatCGAGATCCAAAAAGTCAAAACAATCATAAATGTCGATGTCTACTTAGTTTGGACGGTTAAAATATTTCGAgatcctaatattttttttatgcgtGAATTCGAATTTGAGATCCATCATTTATATAATAATACACTAACTAATTcgaatgtcttaataaaaatcttGATTAATCGAACTCGGATAATAATATTTGTATTTATTGCATGAAATCATAGAGTTTTTAATTCATTCATTCAACAAAATCCTGTTTTTCCTGaatgattttgaatttgatatAAAAACTTATCTCCAATATAGTTTATTCTTGGTTAACTTTAGAAATTGTTCCAATTTTAGTGTCAATTTGGAATGAGATTGCATAGGGAAAAAAAATtgtttatcattttaaaaaagaGATATCAATTTGAATATAGTCTTAGTAattattatactccaatttaatcATCTCATGTCAAAAATAggtaaatatttaaattatattttctaGTAAGAGGAATAAGCATAAGTTGTTTGGCTCAATAatttaatcttaaaaaaaattaatgagtcAATTATCTTCATCAACCATATTACTTGAGACTCTCACATGAATATTTTTCTACACAATATTATTAGTATAAAGGATCAATATAACTAATATAACTAAGATGTTTTCTGCTTTAGTCCCTAAAGATCATGTGTATTGACCAATATATATtatcagaatctaattagttatattatatatatatcttatccaattataaaggatcatcaaatataataaatatatcttAGTtacaccttatatatatatatatatatatatatatatatatataaacgaacaacttagaaatatttaaaattgacTCACTAATGGAGACTACTATTTATAACCTCcatcttattattttttaatttagaaaaataataGTAACTTTCTCCTCTTTCACAACTAATAAAGTTAACGATGAtcgtgtatcaacgacaaatggGCAAGCTAAGGTTGATGATTGATCGATGGCAACAAGCAGTAGAGATAGTTGATAATAGAAATAGTAGAGACGGAATGGTATAATGATAAGGAGAGTCTATTAcaataagaagaaaaaagaggGTAAAAGTAAAATTAGATAGGCTATGAAtagtaaattaattttttaagggACTATGAATAATACAAATGATCTTGAAATAGTAAGCTctagttataaataataaaaacagaattataaatagtaatatcTTATACTTaatactctttttattttttcctaaATGCCCTTTACTGCGACGAAGCTTCGTGGAGGGGCGGAGGCAAGGTACATTTAAAAAATTAGAGAAAAAGAGACACCAAATTAGAAAATAAAGAATTGATAGCACCTTCCTATATAAGCCCAAAAAaagattgctcaaaagaaataaccttatttcaaatataaatagaaacaaattatatatatataaattatatatatgataaattcttgaaattttaattttaagatagTCTTCCAACTTTAAAAAATCCTCGtaacttttttattttcaaaataactaCTTTACCCTTATTGACATCACGCTATGCATAACCCTTGGTCATGTCTTTACGTATTAGTTACCCCCCTCATGAGTCTTGAACAATCACTCGTAAGGTTTTCTCATTGTCAATCGTAAGTGAGGAAAGGAGAAGGGGGTGCGACCTATGCACTTTTTCTTTCGCTATAAAAGAGAAGGGGCGACACCATCGTCGTCACTTACAGACTTCTTTTGTCATTAACTGTGAGTAAGAAAGAATTGAGTATGATTCACACGGTCCACGAAGAAAAGAGCAATACAAAGACGAGGACGATAACGAATCCGATGGTGACATGAGTAAAATCATCTTCTCGTATGATTAAAGAAAATTTTTTGAGGTACTATGTgagaatttttaaaatatttttttaaaagaattcatatatatataaatataattggaatgtatatatatataaatatataaatggaacatatatatatagttaattagaatatatatatatatatatatatatatataattggaatGTATAAGGACCAGGTTGCCAAAGGATCAAAGGACAGGGTTCTCGGTGCATCTTATTTCCTTAAAGAAACTAAGAACAGCGGCGGTGGACGCAACGCACTGCAGCAGATCCCCTTCCAACCAACGGAGTCGGTTTTGTCGATGCCTTTTCGCTTCCATCCCACCTCGTCGCCTTTGGATCCCCAATCCGACCACCTCTGCCTATAACGGTTCTCCCGGCGAGGAATGGTGAAGCATCCCGGCTTCGCGAGTGGTAGTCTTCTTTAGCCGGTTGCGGAGATGGGTTTCGTGTGGTCGTTGCTGGAGAATTGCGGATTGCGGATCTTTTGCTTGGCGTGGATGCCGGTGGAGTTGTCGCGTGGGTTTCTTTGGTTCGTTTTGGTGTTCTATGCCTTGGC of Musa acuminata AAA Group cultivar baxijiao chromosome BXJ1-7, Cavendish_Baxijiao_AAA, whole genome shotgun sequence contains these proteins:
- the LOC103991416 gene encoding co-chaperone protein p23-1; the encoded protein is MSRHPTTKWAQRSDKVYITIELPDAKDVKLTLEPEGRFYFSATSGTANIRYELDLELFDRVIVDESKAAVGLRTICYLVKKAEKKWWSRLLKQAGKPPVYLKVDWDKWIDEDDEKENKFGGMDFDDMDFSKLDVGGADDEPHDDDDLADTADRDGEDADMEEAKAEGGKVEPAQAASTNEAVDKA